Part of the Paramisgurnus dabryanus chromosome 21, PD_genome_1.1, whole genome shotgun sequence genome, ACTGTCTCATACTGTGTATGTCAACGATGGTCTTGACCCCATTAAGACACAACGAATGACTTTTACAGCTGGATAACCTGGTTCTTATCGACAAGATCAAAGAGCAACTGATGGCAGAAAAAATAAGACCTCCGCATTTGCCACCCACCACTGTCCCCTCACAGCAGACACTGCTGGTATCCACATCATCTTCAGATGGTGGGCAACATGTGATGTCAATCCCCAAACTCCAGCAGGTGTCTGCTCTTCAGGCCCACAACTCCTCCCAACCTGATATCGCCCTGCACGCCCGCCCAGCATCAAGCGCCATTTCAGGTACTCATATAGTGTACAGTatacaaatgtgaccctgtctgtgattTCCAGACTAAAGTtttaatctaatgatgagattaggatCATAAAAGTTTGATTATAATCTCTGAcgtgaccttactcagtcattattaataaagatatcaaggttacattttcacagaatgttctttatgtaGGATAATTTGTTGAAATCagtaatcacaaaaaaatgactttagctgggttttcacatatTACTGACTGTAGTGACATCACTGATTTATACATGTAGAGTTGAACATTGATGACAAGTCGACAGTAAAGGCAAAAGGATTATGGGAAGATTGGCATATGCGACAAGCAGTGGTGGATCAAGTCACCCGCGTAAACCATCGCTCAGGTAAAAGGCAAACATATGCTAACCCAAATGTGTGCACAATagaaaaacaatattaaacTTCTCAAATTTACTAAAACAGGCCTCACGTTGTCGTCCCGTACCGAGAGCCACAACACTTCTGAAGCCATAACCCCCACCACCCCGACATCCAGCAGTCAAAACCGTTTGGGAGGAGCACCGTCCTTAAACACCATTTCAGGCCTGGCCAGTGGTCCCGGCATTGAGCACGTCAAAAGCGGAGGTCTGATTGGGATGCTGGGACCTCAGATTAAAGCGCCACGAGGTCGCAAGAAGATTAAAGCGGAGAACACAGGTCCCCTACTTGTGTTGCCCTACCCACTTCTGGCTTCAGGCCCTGACCAAGCGGTTACAATCGCTAAAGAGGGAAAAACGTACAGGTTTGAACCCAttacacttaatataaaacaaaataaaactgtaGTCATCATTGTTTGTGCACGAAGTTAGTGTTTTTATGTTTATGTGTCAATTAGGTGTAAAGTGTGTCCGCTCACTTTCTTCAACAAGTCAGAGATGCAAATTCATTCCAAGTCCCACACGGAGGCCAAACCTCACAAGTGCCCTCACTGTTCCAAATCCTTCGCCAACGCCTCGTACCTCGCACAGCACTTACGCATTCACTTGGGCATTAAGCCTTACCACTGCTCCTATTGTGAGAACTCCTTCCGTCAGTTATCACACCTTCAACAGCACACCAGGTAAACACACAGTACACAGGTGTATTTTACAGAACTATTTTAGATTTGTATTAAATATATCTATTTTTTAAGGATTCATACTGGTGACAGACCTTATAAATGTGCCCAACCTGGATGTGAAAAGGCATTCACACAACTTTCAAACCTGCAGGTGAGAAATATTGACTGTATTTAATATTAGCCTCTTTCACGCAGTAATTTCGGTAAATttccatgaatttaccagaattaatTTACTAGTAagtacaaaaatgtgctgttcacacacacagagacgTTCCGTCTTTTTGACCAGTAAGACattattcacacatcagtatcaaaataccattaaactcggagagaaagcggaagttacctgtatCGCGCGGCCGGTGAGCTCAGtgtcgtatttgtaaacaatggcgggttatgacttCATGTCCACGGTCGGTATTtagttgttttcacatctgtggcaaacgctGACGGTCGCGAGGTTGCTCGTGACCAACAACATTGCGTTAGGCGACGTCAAACAGATCCTGCTTTCGCACGTGACATTAGACTTCACTGAGGGTGTGCCGAGGACGTCGGCAAAAAGagggtaagctgttttaaacaactttggtgaagaaatgtagatgctaacttcaggtgtgctcgacttttaggCAGCGTGTGTGTGGGGAACGTCCGTAAACATTGCGGGGTAACGCGTCATCTGTATTAAAACGTTTTGATTGGCCCAAAGCTGTAAACGCGGTGTGACGTCGTCCATTCGAAATGCCGCCGGTAATCTCtattttttgtaaaacaaaaaaaaaaaatctctatTTTTTGTTCTCTCTTTCAAGAAGATGTTTTAATTTACACTAAATTATTATCTTTATCTAGTAACAAAAAGGCTAAtaaaattctaaatgtatgcacactttttggtgtttttatataattttgtatCGATTAAATACTGCTTGTATTCACTGTTGCGTTATTATCTTCAcctttcttttataaacatatttataataataataaaaactctattttttgttcacacataGCACTTACTGGTACATTACTGGTAAACTTACAAcctctcttactggtaaattggcagcactgatgaggttctgttcacacgtgacctgttaactgcaatttactaTTAAATTACCactaaagactgtatgtgtggaAGGGACTTTGTCTCATTTATACCTCATTGTATCGAAGCCAGCGTGTTTAAGCTTTCCTCCTCGTTCTTTTCTCTGTTTAGTCTCACCAGAGGCAACATAACAAAGACAAGCCATACAAATGCCCCAACTGCTACCGGGCCTACACAGACTCCGCCTCCTTACAGATCCATCTGTCAGCACACGCTGTGAAAAATGCTAAAGCTTACTGCTGCAGCATGTGCGGCCGGGCCTACACCTCAGTGAGTAACCAACATCTCTGCTTTTATCATGTTAGAGACATGTATTACAATAACGCTGTCTGATGTCTTTAGGAGACGTATCTTATGAAGCACATGTCTAAACACACGGTGGTAGAGCATCTTGTCAGTCATCATTCCCCACAGAGAACAGAATCTCCCAACATCCCCATCCGCATCTCACTCATCTGAGCTTCCCTGCACTTCCTCGCTTGTTTTTCTTCCATAAAGTTAAGTATTCAGTTTAATGCGCCGGTCTTCCGTCGAGAGGAAGAACGTCAAGGGAAGATATTGAGTCTTCTTTTATTTGCCCCTCTACATAAACCTATTGGTCACAGCAGCTGCTGTCTGGATCGAATTGTTTGGAGGAATTATTTGAATTTTAAACTTCCCAATTTTGATCGTTTCGTTTTTTTAAGGTGTGTAAGGGAGACTTCCAAAGATACTCTTGAAGCACTTTTTAAGCTTGTGGTTTGGGCTCAAAGCAGAATTGGGAGCGTTTTTTGAAATGGGAGCAACTTTCTCGCTTTGGGCAGCTATGGGAGTTTTAGAAAGCAAGACAGGCGTTTGTCTCTACTTCACTGCCACGTCACTAGGTCATTCTCTTTAACTAGATATTGTGTTGTATTTTACTGTGGACGTGCTTCCACTGTAAGCGTCTTTTGTCCTATTATAAAGGATATTAGGTCATTGAATAATACAAAGTATGCTGTAATATGGGATCtgataaatgtgaccctgtctgtgataTCCAGCCTTAAGCCTTATGATCTAATTATGAGAtcattaggagcatcaaagtttaaatTCAATCTTTGTCATGACTTttgtcaatattaaaaatatcaaggttatattatcacattatgtaaaatgatttaatctcaaaaaaatgactttaggtGGGTTTTCACatgcagggtcacaaatgattGTGGTAAGGTCAATTTTAAGGCCGAATCTGAGGCTAGGATCTTAGGAGCGTAACCATTGcccctttatttttttattggcaAAAGAATCCAATTCGAGGATTTTCTGAGAAGGTTAAAAGAGTGTCAAAGTGAGGGCACTCTCTAaaataatcatattttttaGCATCATAGATGTTGTTTGTATCAATTTTATGTGTTAAGGTTTTTTGTGCAATGCCATGGGACTCTTTTGGATTGTTCGTCCTCATCCAATCATAGCATTTTTAAGGAAAAGTGTCCTTTTTTTAATTGAATGGCATAACTGCTTCATGTACTGCATCGCCATTAAATGGGGGTTTGTCATGATGTAACCGTGGAGGTGTGACATTAAATGAACCACACAAGTAACGTGacctcttaaagggatagttcacccaaaaatgaaaataatgtcattaatgactcaccctcatgtcgtgccaaactcgtaagacctccgttcatctttggaacacagtttaagatgttttagatttagtccgagagcttgttgaccctttgttgaaaatctacgtacggtatactgtccatgtccagaaaggcaataaaaacatcatcaaagtagtccatgtgacatcagtgggtcagtgagAGTATGTTGTAGcatcaaaatacattttcttctgttgtgaagcgcatgcgcgaaACTGAAGTCACGTGAATGCAGTGacacggctgacgtgttatctggtgcgccccagctgggGTTTTTTtgtgcttcaacacattctaactgacccactgatgtcccATGGACTActttaatgatgtttttattacctttccgGACATTGACAGTATactgtacatagattttcaatgaaaggtcaacaagctctcggacttaatataaaacatcttaaactgtgttctgaagatgaacggaggtcttgtgagtttggaacgacatgagggtgagtcattaatgacattattttcatttttgggtgaactatccctttaacattaaGTGCAGATTACCTCTATTCCTTCACTAACCTGAGAAATGCAGAAGCACCTTGAAACACGATCATTCATTTTTAGATTATGGCCCAATCTAGCACCTCATCTGTGGCAGAAAagtctttatttgtttaatctgaAATCATTGAATTAAACATCAATAATGGTgtatttaaagaataaagtTTCTTGGAAATTCACAATCAAAATATTGAATGTAGTTGAGTTCAGAGCATTTTCTGTTTGATAAGCTAATCCAAAACTAATGTTTAACAGATGTCTTTGTCTTATAGTTGCTCTGACATGCAAAAACAGCAGCACATGTATTGATgattacttttataaaaaagtaGTAGTAAAGTagttcaaaatgtttttactgAATTTAAGCACCATTCCATTAAATATTCTTGCCAAATTGGATCAtacgctgtaaaaaaaatccttgttgcatttacattttaatcagcttgaatttacaattcattcaaactttcttgactagtaaggagtttgtataaattataaaatttaagttgaatttttatacatttatataactcctcactagtcaaaaaATTGAAATTAACTGTAATTTCaagttgtttcaacttaaaaatgtaagttcaacacagattttttttacagtgtacatgaTCGTACtatacttacattttttttatgtgacACCAACACTGCAGCTGTAACATTCATTTACTTTTATATTCATGTATACCAGTCATTTGTTAAGCTTATTTTGTTATATTCATTAATTTTTAGAAAACTGCCTGAgaccttttttttttgtgtgcataTTTTCATTTGTCTGTTTGCAAAGGACCAAGTTGTTGCGTTCAAATGCTCTCAAAATCCTCCAGATACATaggtttattatatttatatatatttgtgaTTTATTATACCGTGTTTACCTAGTAAAACAGAATTTTTTACATAAGCATTCAGAAATGTGACCAATATCACGGTTTTAAATGGCAGCAGTGTAATGAGGATCTCCTTCTTGGTGCTTTCATAAGGAGGActggtcaaattcagctcattGCCAGATATAGATTATTACATTACAGAATAATTCTGGCTTGATAAGCCTTAAATGTTTCCCAAAACAGTAAAATGTGTACATTTGCTATAAAATATACCCTGTATGCATTATCAGTGAAAAGCGCAAggtttaaatactgtatattgttcatttttgtaccTGTTTAGTATTTCaacttattaatatttgtttttctgtAAGTACTGATCATTTGTTTTCTAGGCATTCTCATCATTTTTACATGTACACCTTTATTTGGTTTCTCTTTCTTTGCTCCATGTCAGTGTTTTTCAGTATTCGGTTTTCCTAATCTTTTTTCCGCATGGAACACAGTAatcattaattattattattaactgtTAACATGTATTATGTATGACATTGTTATATATGTCCTGAAATAattcattttacttttttgtcttGCATTGTGGTTCCATATAAAGATTTTTGTTATATATGCACAGACAAGACTGATAGACGAACTAAGAAAATATCAATGTCAAGAACACTTTGTATCTCTATCTTGTTTATTAAATTCAGACTGTTATACCAGAGACTGTGTCATTTTTAATAATGCTGTGTGTTTAGATGATGCATTAGTAATAAATAAACAGTAagcatacaaaaatgtatacacAATACTTGAGGGTTTTCTCTGTAGCATAACAGAATTTGAATGTATGTATGAAATATTGCAAactaacttttattttaaaaaaaagaccaTGAAATTTTTTGAAGATTTATTACGAAAATACATGCTCTTTCAATGTGTACCATGTACATTAATGTCTTTCGCAGTTTTTCCACATTAGCCCTATAAGAAGATTTCATTAAAGTTGCATCCTATTATTATATAGCAGCAGGACACAGTAATGTACAGGCACAACTACAGGATTTTGATCCTTAAGCCACAGTTTACAGTGGTATTACCATATGATAAcacaaaattagttttttttttatatatctgtcAGTAGCCAAATCTCTCTTTGAATACAATACCCACCACAGACTGGCTGTTTTTATAATCAATCATACGTCCGGCATATGCTACGTATAAGAAAAACTTTTCTAAATCATCACACCAAAGTACCTCTACAAAAAAACTAAGGTGACATTAAATTTAGCAACTATCCCCAAAAAAGGTTACATAAAAAAGTGagcaaaaagaaaatgtaatttttgtcTTTACACAGTAAACCAAACATGTATTACACACAGTTCTTAGTTACTGTATGGCAATCTCAGTATTCACTGATGCAAGATGTTTAACTTCATTGCTCTAGACATCTGTAACTTGGTGGCATTTAAGATCTCAATAAGACAAATACTAATTTTTATCCAAAGGCAATAGTGCATTTCAATTGTAAACACTTGCAGATGGATCCATCTGAACTTCAGGTTAATAGTGCTTTAAGTGCTTCGCTATAGTATCATACTccgtaaatgtacaaaaaacatGGCAACTTATAGATGTCATTTTCCTGGCCACTGGCAAACGTCATCATATAGATTATATAAAACCTAAGTATTCTAATTTGACTTGATAAAGTACCACATGTTTAGAAGTACCTTGATTTACCACTAAAGTACCATGCTACATATTTACCATCAATGTACAACAGAACTGAACGGTGGTCAAACAAACCTCTCCTATTAAAAATGAAGATGATGAATAGCTGACAAAGTCTCTTAGGCCTCATCGCTGGTGGCACTAAGACTTTCTTCCAGCTCTAATCTGGTGTTAGGAGCCGCAGGTGAGGTCACATTCAAGTATCCCATCTCAGTGGACTGTGAGACAGGCAATGGTGA contains:
- the znf362b gene encoding zinc finger protein 362b, with translation MAEPRFNNPYFWPPPPSMPGQLDNLVLIDKIKEQLMAEKIRPPHLPPTTVPSQQTLLVSTSSSDGGQHVMSIPKLQQVSALQAHNSSQPDIALHARPASSAISELNIDDKSTVKAKGLWEDWHMRQAVVDQVTRVNHRSGLTLSSRTESHNTSEAITPTTPTSSSQNRLGGAPSLNTISGLASGPGIEHVKSGGLIGMLGPQIKAPRGRKKIKAENTGPLLVLPYPLLASGPDQAVTIAKEGKTYRCKVCPLTFFNKSEMQIHSKSHTEAKPHKCPHCSKSFANASYLAQHLRIHLGIKPYHCSYCENSFRQLSHLQQHTRIHTGDRPYKCAQPGCEKAFTQLSNLQSHQRQHNKDKPYKCPNCYRAYTDSASLQIHLSAHAVKNAKAYCCSMCGRAYTSETYLMKHMSKHTVVEHLVSHHSPQRTESPNIPIRISLI